The following proteins are co-located in the Vigna angularis cultivar LongXiaoDou No.4 chromosome 2, ASM1680809v1, whole genome shotgun sequence genome:
- the LOC108319032 gene encoding protein transport protein SEC23, producing the protein MDLLELEAVEGLRWTWNSWAAEGTNLVIPLSIMCSPLMVSEVPILPYHPLLCSRCAAVLNPYARLDYQSRIWHCPFCFLRNPFPRPIADTNLPAELFPTYSTVEYSPSLPSSSPPPPPPAFVFLIDLSSPDDQLLSLKKDLLLLLHHHFPDHALVALLTFDSMVYLHHLASSPCSSLHLFHGSRHLSSNQIRQFLNIGRPHPLHHGHTPKQDFLLPFSECEFSITSAIEDIHSTFYSTSATRPPRCTGTAISVALGLLESCLVTTGSRIMLFTSGPATIGPGIVVDSELRQPIRTHHHIFNNQARHHANSCSFYNQLSKRLSDASVILDLFACSLDQVGAAELRQPVEQSGGFMILSESFESDQFKKCLGHMFKSDNQGHLKMNFDATIEIVTTKDVQICGALGPCVSLHRKNSLVSDAEVGQGGTSLWKLNTLTHKTCIAFFFQVNQRQRIQPGSAFLIQFITRYRQGNMECRKRVTTAARRWVANHSADIAAGFDQEAAAAVMARLAILRAQECHPRDVIRWLDDTLIRFTSKFGDYVPEDPSSFRLSSNFSLYPQFMFHLRRSQFIDVCNTTPDETAFFRLMLNREGVVGSLIMIQPTLFQYSFDGPPVPVLLDIRSVSPDFILLFDSFFYVVIHHGSKIAQWRKLGYDKDPNHENFRKLLEAPELDAEQLVADRVPVPRIIRCDQHSSQARFLLAKLNPSVTQNSTYTDGSDIIFTDEMSLEVFLDQLQVLAVQS; encoded by the exons ATGGACCTGCTGGAATTGGAGGCGGTGGAAGGGCTCCGGTGGACGTGGAATTCGTGGGCGGCGGAGGGGACGAATCTGGTGATCCCTCTGAGCATAATGTGTAGTCCATTGATGGTGAGTGAGGTCCCTATCCTCCCATACCACCCTCTTCTCTGTTCGCGATGCGCCGCCGTTTTGAACCCCTACGCACGCCTCGACTACCAGTCCCGCATCTGGCACTGCCCCTTCTGCTTCCTCCGCAACCCCTTTCCCCGCCCCATCGCCGACACCAACCTCCCTGCCGAACTCTTCCCCACCTACAGCACCGTCGAGTACTCTCCTTCTCTCCCCTCCTCCTCTCCCCCTCCCCCTCCCCCCGCCTTCGTCTTTCTCATCGATCTTTCCTCCCCCGACGACCAACTGCTCTCCCTCAAGAAggacctcctcctcctcctccaccaccacttcCCCGATCACGCCCTCGTCGCTCTCCTCACCTTCGATTCCATGGTCTATCTCCACCATCTCGCCTCTTCCCCCTGTTCCTCCCTCCACCTCTTTCACGGCAGCCGCCATCTCTCCTCCAATCAG ATCCGCCAGTTCCTCAACATCGGCCGCCCCCACCCGCTGCATCACGGACACACCCCAAAACAGGATTTTCTGTTGCCATTTTCCGAATGTGAATTCTCCATCACTTCTGCAATTGAAGACATCCATTCCACATTCTACTCCACCTCCGCCACTCGCCCTCCAAGGTGCACCGGCACTGCCATTTCCGTCGCCCTCGGACTTCTAGAGTCTTGCCTTGTCACCACAGGCTCCAGGATCATGCTCTTCACCTCCGGACCTGCCACTATCGGACCCGGAATCGTTGTTGACTCTGAGCTCCGCCAACCCATCAGAACCCACCATCACATCTTCAACAACCAAGCCAGACACCACGCCAACTCGTGCTCTTTCTATAACCAACTCTCCAAGAGGCTATCTGATGCGTCTGTTATTCTTGATCTCTTTGCCTGTTCGCTCGACCAAGTTGGGGCCGCCGAGCTTCGACAACCTGTTGAGCAGTCTGGTGGATTCATGATTCTCTCCGAATCTTTCGAATCCGATCAGTTCAAGAAATGTCTCGGGCATATGTTCAAGTCTGACAACCAGGGCCATTTGAAGATGAACTTTGATGCCACTATTGAGATAGTTACCACCAAAGATGTCCAAATCTGTGGAGCACTTGGCCCTTGCGTGTCTCTGCATAGAAAGAACAGTTTGGTGAGTGACGCTGAGGTTGGACAAGGTGGCACCTCTTTGTGGAAGTTAAACACTCTTACCCACAAAACTTGCATTGCTTTTTTCTTCCAAGTGAATCAGCGGCAAAGAATTCAACCCGGCTCCGCATTTTTGATTCAGTTTATCACGCGGTACAGGCAGGGGAACATGGAATGCCGGAAAAGAGTGACAACTGCTGCTAGACGATGGGTTGCAAACCATTCTGCTGATATTGCTGCTGGATTTGATCAAGAAGCCGCCGCTGCAGTTATGGCAAGACTTGCCATTCTACGTGCACAGGAATGCCATCCCCGTGATGTTATTAGATGGCTGGATGACACGCTCATACGTTTTACTTCTAAGTTTGGGGACTATGTGCCAGAAGACCCATCTTCCTTCCGCCTATCCTCCAACTTTTCGCTCTATCCCCAGTTTATGTTTCACTTGAGGCGATCTCAATTCATTGATGTCTGTAACACTACTCCTGATGAGACTGCTTTTTTCCGGCTCATGCTCAACCGCGAGGGAGTTGTAGGATCGCTTATAATGATTCAACCTACGCTTTTCCAATATTCGTTTGATGGTCCACCTGTTCCAGTACTGCTGGATATTCGTTCTGTTTCTCCGGATTTTATCTTGCTCTTTGATTCTTTCTTCTATGTGGTGATTCATCACGGGTCCAAGATCGCTCAGTGGAGGAAGCTGGGTTATGACAAGGACCCCAATCATGAGAACTTCAGAAAGCTGTTGGAAGCCCCGGAACTGGATGCAGAGCAATTGGTGGCCGACAGGGTTCCAGTGCCAAGGATTATAAGATGTGATCAGCATAGTAGCCAGGCTAGATTTCTTCTCGCCAAGTTGAATCCATCTGTTACTCAAAACTCAACCTACACAGATGGATCAGATATTATATTTACTGATGAAATGAGCTTGGAAGTTTTTCTAGATCAGTTGCAGGTACTGGCAGTGCAAAGCTAG
- the LOC108319033 gene encoding uncharacterized protein LOC108319033 isoform X2, translated as MMKKKKQVPEWMNSSLWSSPSDHHRFSPPSPPPPPPPPPPPPPPVSVREDPPTNHNASPSSSSVDSSASASSAADDISSQAQLLTELSRKMIDIRELRRVASQGIPRAAAPALRPTLWKLLLGYLPSDRSLWSSELAKKRSQYRQFKDDLLMNPSEITRRIYNSAAHDIDDAKSETRILLSRSQIPHEDHPLSLGKTSIWNQFFQDTELIEQIDRDVKRTHPDIQFFSGDCQLAKSNQDALKNILIIFAKLNQGIRYVQGMNEVVAPLFYVFKNDPDEENAAFAEADTFFCFVELLSGFQDNFCQQLDNSIVGIRSTITRLSQLLKEHDEELWRHLEVTTQVNPQFYAFRWITLLLTQEFNFSDILHIWDVILSDPEGPQFWTVMYPASCGRPSFTCFSS; from the exons atgatgaagaagaagaaacaggTACCGGAGTGGATGAACAGTTCTCTGTGGTCCTCCCCCTCCGATCACCACCGCTTTAGCCCGCCCTCTCCTCCTCCTccccctcctcctcctcctcctccgcctCCCCCCGTTTCTGTCAGAGAAGATCCTCCAACTAATCACAATGcctctccttcttcttcgtCCGTCGACTCTTCTGCTTCTGCATCCTCCGCCGCCGATGACATCTCCTCTCAGGCTCAGTTGTTGACCGAG TTATCTAGGAAGATGATAGACATACGCGAGTTGAGGAGAGTCGCTTCTCAAGGCATTCCTCGTGCTGCCGCCCCTGCTTTACGCCCTACGCTCTGGAAG cTTTTGCTTGGATATCTTCCGTCCGATCGTTCCCTTTGGTCCTCTGAATTAGCCAAGAAGAGGTCCCAGTACAGACAATTCAAAGACGACCTCCTCATGAATCCT TCAGAAATCACGAGGAGGATCTACAACTCCGCTGCTCATGACATCGATGATGCAAAATCTGAGACTCGTATCTTGCTTTCTAGATCACAAATCCCTCATGAGGATCACCCTTTGAGTCTTGGCAAGACCAGCATATGGAATCAATTCTTCCAG GACACAGAGCTCATAGAGCAGATTGATCGTGATGTAAAACGTACTCATCCAGATATACAGTTCTTCTCCGGTGATTGTCAATTGGCAAAATCTAATCAG GATGCTTTAAAgaacatattaattatttttgcaaaGTTGAACCAAGGTATAAGATACGTTCAAGGGATGAATGAAGTAGTGGCCCCTCTCTTCTATGTGTTCAAAAATGACCCCGATGAGGAAAATGCT GCCTTTGCTGAAGCAGACacattcttttgttttgttgagCTATTGAGTGGGTTCCAAGATAATTTTTGTCAACAACTTGATAATAGTATTGTTGGAATCCGTTCCACTATTACAAGATTGTCCCAGCTTTTAAAAGAACACGATGAAGAACTGTGGCGTCATCTTGAGGTTACTACTCAG GTCAATCCCCAATTCTATGCATTTAGGTGGATTACTCTCCTCTTGACTCaggaatttaatttttctgaCATCCTCCATATTTGGGACGTCATTTTAAGTGATCCAGAGGGTCCACAG TTTTGGACGGTAATGTACCCAGCAAGCTGCGGCAGGCCTTCCTTCACGTGCTTCT CATCATAA
- the LOC108319033 gene encoding uncharacterized protein LOC108319033 isoform X1, whose translation MMKKKKQVPEWMNSSLWSSPSDHHRFSPPSPPPPPPPPPPPPPPVSVREDPPTNHNASPSSSSVDSSASASSAADDISSQAQLLTELSRKMIDIRELRRVASQGIPRAAAPALRPTLWKLLLGYLPSDRSLWSSELAKKRSQYRQFKDDLLMNPSEITRRIYNSAAHDIDDAKSETRILLSRSQIPHEDHPLSLGKTSIWNQFFQDTELIEQIDRDVKRTHPDIQFFSGDCQLAKSNQDALKNILIIFAKLNQGIRYVQGMNEVVAPLFYVFKNDPDEENAAFAEADTFFCFVELLSGFQDNFCQQLDNSIVGIRSTITRLSQLLKEHDEELWRHLEVTTQVNPQFYAFRWITLLLTQEFNFSDILHIWDVILSDPEGPQETLLRICCAMLILVRRRLLAGDFTSNLKLLQSYPSTNISHLLHVANKLRVQSG comes from the exons atgatgaagaagaagaaacaggTACCGGAGTGGATGAACAGTTCTCTGTGGTCCTCCCCCTCCGATCACCACCGCTTTAGCCCGCCCTCTCCTCCTCCTccccctcctcctcctcctcctccgcctCCCCCCGTTTCTGTCAGAGAAGATCCTCCAACTAATCACAATGcctctccttcttcttcgtCCGTCGACTCTTCTGCTTCTGCATCCTCCGCCGCCGATGACATCTCCTCTCAGGCTCAGTTGTTGACCGAG TTATCTAGGAAGATGATAGACATACGCGAGTTGAGGAGAGTCGCTTCTCAAGGCATTCCTCGTGCTGCCGCCCCTGCTTTACGCCCTACGCTCTGGAAG cTTTTGCTTGGATATCTTCCGTCCGATCGTTCCCTTTGGTCCTCTGAATTAGCCAAGAAGAGGTCCCAGTACAGACAATTCAAAGACGACCTCCTCATGAATCCT TCAGAAATCACGAGGAGGATCTACAACTCCGCTGCTCATGACATCGATGATGCAAAATCTGAGACTCGTATCTTGCTTTCTAGATCACAAATCCCTCATGAGGATCACCCTTTGAGTCTTGGCAAGACCAGCATATGGAATCAATTCTTCCAG GACACAGAGCTCATAGAGCAGATTGATCGTGATGTAAAACGTACTCATCCAGATATACAGTTCTTCTCCGGTGATTGTCAATTGGCAAAATCTAATCAG GATGCTTTAAAgaacatattaattatttttgcaaaGTTGAACCAAGGTATAAGATACGTTCAAGGGATGAATGAAGTAGTGGCCCCTCTCTTCTATGTGTTCAAAAATGACCCCGATGAGGAAAATGCT GCCTTTGCTGAAGCAGACacattcttttgttttgttgagCTATTGAGTGGGTTCCAAGATAATTTTTGTCAACAACTTGATAATAGTATTGTTGGAATCCGTTCCACTATTACAAGATTGTCCCAGCTTTTAAAAGAACACGATGAAGAACTGTGGCGTCATCTTGAGGTTACTACTCAG GTCAATCCCCAATTCTATGCATTTAGGTGGATTACTCTCCTCTTGACTCaggaatttaatttttctgaCATCCTCCATATTTGGGACGTCATTTTAAGTGATCCAGAGGGTCCACAG GAAACACTCCTCAGAATATGCTGCGCAATGCTAATTCTCGTCCGTAGGCGCCTCCTAGCGGGTGATTTCACTTCTAACCTCAAGTTGCTGCAAAGTTATCCTTCTACAAACATAAGTCATTTGCTCCATGTGGCCAACAAGTTACGTGTACAGTCAGGCTAA